The Styela clava chromosome 3, kaStyClav1.hap1.2, whole genome shotgun sequence genome includes the window ggcaccagtcatttcgatggcgtgggttcgaatcccaccgctgccagaATTTTCGATACTCCACGTGAACTCTTCGATATCGTGCGGACGGGATTGTGATAACCCGCAAGTTCCCAAAGCAAGGCGCTGACTATTGAACTATTCACTATTCAGAGTTCAGATGATATTGTCCTGACAAGTCACGTTCATTGCTTATGGTTGTTCACTCACTATTCAGAGTTCAGATAGGATTTTCCTGACAAGTCACGTTCATTGCTTACGGTTGTTTATAGACAGATAGTCGATTCTATAAAAACTGCGCCTTTATGGAAAAATCATCCTTGCATTTTACAGAACGAAGAAGGGACCGATTTTACagaaaaattgataaaagaAATGAATTACTCCATAAATTATGGGTAAGTACTACTAAGTAGATGCATACGTTACTTTTATGCAATATGAGTTCGAGGTTAAAAATCGTgaatttatgatatatatatatatatgccccAAGAATTAGactgaatatatattacaatttatttcggtacatatatttttgtttgtccCGCAATGCTGCATATTAGAACATATATACACATCCAATAACATTCATTACAGGAGGAATTAGGCGATGGAGGGACAAAATATCGACGTAGAGATAGATATCTTCCACCACTTACTCCGAGAAGACAAAATGAGCCGCCCATATTTGCTTTTAATGAAGGTTTCAAAACTGGAAATACTAAGAAAGGTAACGCAAACTTACTTGTACCTATTTGCAAAATATATGCCATGCGAATTCACCAATATAAATGGGCGCttcaaaagtgtgtgtaccaatatagaggtaactaattttgttcgcctatactttacatcaagttatgtaaagggactgaagcttAGGAGCCTAAgcctaaaatgagaaaaatcggaatgaaattgtggcccaaccctaacatgcagtacacacactacgggagtaccaataaaTGAACCTAAGTcgaacaacatatatatatatataatggaaTTTCGTGGTTTAAACGTTTATCGGAACGAAATGATTTCCTATTTGAGTCTGATCTGCAATAATGGGGTTTTTCATAAATGATGCCCCACATAATCACATCCTAGAAAAACAACATTCGTCCGTTTCCGCACTTTTATATTGTCGCGACCCGCAAGAATACCTCTTAAAAAAGCGGTCCCACAAATTTTCACCCAAAAGACACCAACCAAACATGTATCTATTGGAATGGGCTGGAAAAATTGACGTAATATTACGCAGAGATAAATGTATCAAGAACTAAAATCAATAACGCTTGTAAACTCTAAAACGTTGGTTCTTTTAAGCAACCGTCTTTGTCACAGCGAGGAAATTGCATTGCAATTGCGCTATTGCCAATTTCCCCATATTactattcattttttgtaaCTCTCCACATAATGCGTCGCAGAGAAACTGCCTTCAACAAACAGTTTTAGTAAATCAAATGATATCTATGGGATTTGGCATAGCAGTATATATTAGTAATTTTGCATAAGATGAAATGTTTGTGGATTGATTGAATGGAacgaaaaattgataaaattcgttatatttttttctaatttatccACTTAAGTTTATACGTTATAAAAAGAGTTTTCACACTTTTAGACCTTATGGAATTAATGCTGATACAAAACGCGCAAATGCAGCAGTGGTTGATGACACAAACATTGGCGAAACGTGCTGGTGCTGCTGATGACGATGCACCACATCATTATCATCATTATTACGGAGATCCAAGAACATATCCTCTACCACCCATCAAAAAGTAAGTTGACGAAAACTTCAGTTTGGGAGAAGCGTAACAATCCGTTTTTACATGCACACAAGAGTAATTGGTATGGGTCTACTTACTCTACTATAGCAACTCCTATTAGgcaaattcattaaaaaaataattcgtACTAGAAAGTCACGATGTGTACCTCGAGGTATCAAATCATCGCATTACTCAGCTATTGGTAGAAATTAGATCCATGTAACACGACACGAGGGTATACAAGAGCACCATTTACACAATGGTGCAATCAGCAGTGCGCTCAAACTAATatcaatttaaatttgttttcagaacCGATTCCGGTAATCAGTATCCTCAGGATTTCTTTGCTGGCAATAGATCACCATCTCCGGCACCAGCAGCAGAGGTATGTTAGCCTTGTACGCTTGGATGACTGAAATAGTATGAAAATGTGAACCTAAGATGCCTCACAtatttggcaaatttttttGGCTGAAAACTACTTGCAACTAAATAGTTTTCATTGGCTGGCTAAATATTCATTTGTGAATATGAAATTAGTTATCAAGTTGATTCTGTCATGCAGAAAATGTAGagcaattttgttaaaattttaaccGTATATTTTAACATGAAAATTGTTTGATACTTCTAACATCAGGTTGATCAAATTGAATAGCAGGTAAGGTTAGACAAATCCAACATAAACTGTAGTTCAACCTAACAGTTGCCTGGGAAACGGTTAGGTAGGCCTGCCCATATTAGAACTGCGCAACTATATTTAATGTAtatatactcaatatatttatatacgcGTATATATATTCGGGCTGGTAATTCAAGGAAAATCACTTCAACCGTTTAACCGGGTTAAATAAACAGGTTAGCCGCATCGtaacgtttgacgtaataatttcaGCTTGATACGTCATAATGGTTACgaagcaatttcgcgtgatcTTAACTTAGGCTTTGTTTTCAACAATCAACAATGCAGAAGCAATCGAGATCAAATTTGGGGTGATCCATATTGGTTGCGCCGAAACGTATCTACATGGAAAAAGAGGAACAATAAAAACACATTTCTGCAATGGCAGGATGAAAGGAACAAAATTTTTGGATCtgttgtacaaagcccccgccaacGCTCAAAACAAGAAAATGAGTAATTATCCGGTTAAGGTTTTGGGTTAGGAAAGCAGATTGCGAtagaaattccaattttttaaattagggTTGTTTAAGGTTGCGGaccgcagtcggagaaaacccaaatatgatcaaaacatcgcgagtttactcactttaaatatcggttatatatatttgagaatgaGAGTTTTCCgttataatcagttttacaAGGAAACTTTATAAAGCCTTTAGTTATTTTATAATTGCTTCCCGagaaatatcgtggtattttcggtatcttttctcgtgtttggtctTGTAATGTGTtataatttgaattatattATGTTGTGGCAGATATtgcttgaaaacacaccagacagggtttaacgttgttgtgggtaaggaaatacgtttTCTCCCTGTTTACCTCGGTCACCTTTTTtctacaacattgaaattccgtgattttaccaaacatcaatcccgacatcgggaatAGGAAACGGACTATTCCTAGTTGGAATAGTTTGAGAATAACTCAAAATTGTTCTGCcagtaaatacaaatatctgccaatggttcAGTAGTACACGCCAAAATTGTTCTGTGGGCCGCACGAAATGTCTCCGGGAGCCGCATGCGGTCCGCGATTTGGACCAACCTGTTTCAAATCAGTCTTAACCCCATCTGGActattactaatttgttatttgaaaACGTGGCGGgggtatttttctcaaataacATGAGGCGCTTTGTACGAAAGA containing:
- the LOC120342537 gene encoding uncharacterized protein LOC120342537, which gives rise to MPTGSVYSDDVRLLDDLTRLKLKVIQKKLNTNTHRENRDVLTPTRYRQYHHRRRYVDSPDSDRYEPETPPPLPPPERRRDRFYRKIDKRNELLHKLWEELGDGGTKYRRRDRYLPPLTPRRQNEPPIFAFNEGFKTGNTKKDLMELMLIQNAQMQQWLMTQTLAKRAGAADDDAPHHYHHYYGDPRTYPLPPIKKTDSGNQYPQDFFAGNRSPSPAPAAEAPPPPAGRNKRR